A region from the Sphingomonas sp. S2-65 genome encodes:
- a CDS encoding polyhydroxyalkanoate depolymerase: MLYDAYEIQRSLLAGASAMANFSAGLLNNPANPFAYFGGGPVLGSALEVFAHASAPRGKPDFALDRTIVDGREVEVHEEIVLRKPFGQLKRFVRQGVEGGPKLLIVAPMSGHYATLLRGTVERMLPVADVYITDWRDAKQVPLSDGRFDLDDYVDYVIAFLEHIGAQGDPRAHVLAVCQPSVPSYAAVAVMSADAHPNRPKTLTMMGGPVDTREAPTAVNTLATERPFSWFEQNVIATVPATYAGAGRRVYPGFLQLAGFMTMNLGSHMISHWEMFKHLVQGDDESADATMAFYEEYRSVCDMTAEFYLQTIDLVFQRHALPKGEMTHRSRPVDPAAITDVGLLAIEGERDDISGLGQTKAALTLATALPDTKKLYHMAEGVGHYGIFNGSKWRTRIAPVLEQWMAAND; this comes from the coding sequence ATGCTGTACGACGCTTATGAGATCCAGCGCTCGCTCCTCGCCGGCGCCAGTGCCATGGCCAATTTCTCCGCGGGACTGCTGAACAACCCGGCCAATCCTTTCGCCTATTTCGGCGGCGGCCCGGTGCTGGGCTCCGCGCTCGAAGTGTTCGCGCACGCCTCGGCGCCGCGCGGCAAGCCCGACTTCGCCCTGGACCGCACCATCGTCGATGGGCGCGAAGTCGAGGTTCATGAAGAGATCGTGCTCCGCAAACCCTTCGGCCAGCTCAAGCGCTTCGTGCGCCAGGGCGTTGAGGGCGGCCCCAAGCTGCTGATCGTCGCGCCGATGTCGGGGCACTATGCCACTCTGCTACGCGGCACCGTCGAGCGCATGTTGCCGGTGGCAGACGTCTACATCACCGACTGGCGCGACGCGAAGCAGGTGCCGCTGTCCGACGGGCGCTTCGACCTGGACGACTATGTCGACTATGTGATCGCCTTCCTCGAACATATCGGCGCGCAGGGCGATCCCCGCGCGCATGTGCTGGCGGTGTGCCAGCCTTCGGTACCGAGCTATGCCGCGGTCGCGGTGATGAGCGCCGACGCGCATCCCAACCGCCCCAAGACGCTGACCATGATGGGCGGCCCGGTCGACACCCGCGAGGCGCCGACCGCGGTCAACACGCTGGCGACCGAGCGGCCGTTCAGCTGGTTCGAGCAGAATGTCATCGCGACGGTGCCGGCCACCTATGCCGGCGCGGGACGGCGGGTCTATCCCGGCTTCCTGCAGCTTGCCGGATTCATGACGATGAACCTGGGCAGCCACATGATCAGCCATTGGGAGATGTTCAAGCATCTGGTCCAGGGCGACGACGAGAGCGCCGACGCGACGATGGCGTTCTATGAGGAATATCGCTCGGTCTGCGACATGACCGCGGAATTCTACCTGCAGACGATCGACCTGGTGTTCCAGCGCCACGCGCTGCCCAAGGGCGAGATGACGCACCGCAGCCGTCCGGTCGATCCTGCGGCAATCACCGATGTCGGCCTGCTGGCGATCGAAGGCGAGCGCGACGATATTTCCGGGCTGGGTCAGACCAAGGCGGCGCTGACGCTGGCAACCGCGCTGCCCGACACCAAGAAGCTGTACCACATGGCTGAGGGCGTCGGCCATTACGGCATCTTCAATGGCTCCAAGTGGCGGACGCGGATCGCGCCGGTGCTCGAGCAGTGGATGGCCGCGAACGATTGA
- a CDS encoding ABC transporter transmembrane domain-containing protein, with protein sequence MADPAPAPQPKRKLSNLLIVWSFTRRYPLQLAVATLALIGSSVATLWIPRTFQKIVDNGFAAGADTSKIGVYFEGLLLVVLALSVATAVRFYFVSWVGERTVADMRVAVHRNLLRLPPKWFEENRPSEIASRLTSDTAIIEMVVGTTVSTALRNLLTGTGGLIYLFALSPRIAAYLLVGIPLIVLPIVWLGGRVRTLSRTSQDSIAEIGATSSETLGAMRIVQAFGQERRESERFEGAVARSFAAAKRRFGLRAIMTALVIGLLFTAITLIMWDAVSGVAEGRISGGAITAFVITAGLVTGSFGALTEVYGELLRGSGAASRLAELLTEQPDIAPPANPVALPQPPRGGVAFEDVTFRYPSRLEVSALNGFSLDVAPGETVAVVGPSGAGKSTLFQLVQRFYDPEAGAVRIDGVDVREADPAEVRARMAIVPQETVIFAASARDNLRYGAWEAGDEAIWAAAEAANAADFMRGLPQGLDTFLGEGGARLSGGQRQRIAIARALLRDAPILLLDEATSALDAESERLVQDALERLMANRTTLVIAHRLATVRAAGRIIVMDEGRIVETGTHGELVAQGGLYARLAALQFSEVG encoded by the coding sequence ATGGCCGATCCCGCCCCTGCTCCCCAGCCGAAGCGCAAGCTCAGCAATCTGCTGATCGTATGGAGCTTCACACGCCGCTATCCGCTCCAGCTGGCGGTCGCTACTTTGGCGCTGATCGGCTCGTCGGTCGCCACCCTGTGGATCCCGCGCACCTTCCAGAAGATCGTCGACAATGGCTTCGCGGCGGGCGCAGACACCAGCAAGATCGGCGTCTATTTCGAGGGCCTGTTGCTGGTGGTGCTGGCGCTGTCGGTCGCCACCGCCGTGCGGTTTTATTTCGTCAGCTGGGTCGGCGAGCGCACCGTCGCGGACATGCGCGTGGCGGTGCACCGCAACCTGCTGCGCCTGCCGCCCAAATGGTTCGAGGAGAACCGCCCTTCCGAGATCGCCTCGCGGCTCACCTCCGACACCGCGATCATCGAGATGGTGGTCGGCACCACCGTGTCGACCGCGCTGCGCAACCTGCTGACCGGCACCGGCGGGCTGATCTACCTGTTCGCGCTGTCGCCGCGGATCGCGGCCTATCTGCTGGTCGGCATCCCACTGATCGTGCTGCCGATCGTGTGGCTGGGCGGGCGCGTGCGCACCCTGTCGCGCACCAGCCAAGACAGCATCGCCGAGATCGGCGCGACGTCGTCCGAGACGCTGGGGGCGATGCGGATCGTCCAAGCGTTCGGCCAGGAGCGCCGCGAGAGCGAACGGTTCGAAGGCGCGGTCGCGCGCAGCTTCGCCGCCGCCAAGCGCCGCTTCGGGCTGCGCGCGATCATGACCGCGCTGGTGATCGGGCTGCTGTTCACCGCGATCACGCTGATCATGTGGGACGCGGTGTCGGGCGTGGCCGAAGGGCGCATTTCCGGCGGCGCGATCACCGCGTTCGTGATCACCGCCGGGCTGGTGACCGGATCGTTCGGCGCGCTGACCGAGGTCTATGGCGAGCTGCTGCGCGGATCGGGCGCGGCGAGCCGGCTGGCCGAGCTGCTGACCGAGCAGCCCGACATCGCGCCGCCGGCCAATCCGGTCGCGCTGCCGCAGCCGCCACGCGGCGGGGTGGCGTTCGAGGACGTGACCTTCCGCTATCCGAGCCGGCTGGAAGTGTCGGCGCTGAACGGCTTCTCGCTGGACGTTGCTCCGGGCGAGACGGTGGCGGTGGTCGGGCCGTCCGGCGCGGGCAAGTCGACGCTGTTCCAGCTGGTGCAGCGCTTCTACGACCCCGAAGCCGGCGCGGTGCGCATCGACGGCGTCGACGTACGCGAAGCCGACCCGGCCGAGGTGCGCGCGCGCATGGCGATCGTGCCGCAGGAAACGGTGATCTTCGCGGCCTCGGCACGCGACAATCTGCGTTACGGCGCCTGGGAGGCCGGGGACGAGGCGATCTGGGCCGCAGCCGAAGCGGCCAACGCCGCCGACTTCATGCGGGGGCTGCCGCAGGGGCTCGACACCTTCCTGGGCGAAGGCGGCGCGCGGCTTTCGGGCGGGCAGCGCCAGCGGATCGCGATCGCCCGTGCGCTGCTTCGCGACGCGCCGATCCTGTTGCTGGACGAGGCGACGAGCGCACTGGACGCCGAGAGCGAGCGGCTGGTGCAGGACGCGCTGGAGCGGCTGATGGCGAACCGCACCACGCTGGTGATCGCCCACCGCCTGGCGACGGTGCGCGCGGCGGGGCGGATCATCGTGATGGACGAAGGCCGGATCGTCGAGACGGGCACGCATGGGGAATTGGTGGCGCAGGGCGGGCTGTATGCGCGGCTGGCGGCGTTGCAGTTTAGCGAGGTGGGGTGA